Proteins encoded together in one Leishmania donovani BPK282A1 complete genome, chromosome 33 window:
- a CDS encoding DNA polymerase delta catalytic subunit, putative: MSSSALSLWKSIVRLPLPASYLHKDVRFQLLDCCQTKGNPHETVSRVRHSEVPVVRLYGVTAEGFSVLVHCYNYEPYLWIEAPPNWLPVHSQEFMRELNNQLSNQTRLQDTVVRVEVHQRRSLMYFKGGQLVPHLKIVVQLPQHIPKLRSLLSDRGVSCPGAWDGTRVFQTFESNVIFPLRFLVDNDIGGSNWLTLTYGKFFASPIKTSTCQIEVACSHEDVQNHEPLGDYLSIAPFRILSIDIECQGRKGLFPEPEHDPVIQIANHCVEYGHESEPLTKTIFTLKSCAPIAGAQVLSYETEAEMLLAWATFMKALDPDILTGYNICNFDFPYLLNRATALKASDAFHYWGRQVHERTVARDKKFQSKQMGNREYTELTLEGRIIMDAMVVIQRDYKLRSYSLNSVSQNFLGEQKEDVHHSIISDLQHGDEETRRRLAVYCLKDAFLPVKLLDRLMCIVNNVEMARVTGVPVGWLLERGQQIKVFSMLLRKAQKKKLVVPTVEYTGGSDRGYEGATVIDPIKGFYNCPVATLDFASLYPSIIIAHNLCYSTLVRPADARLYPEDALDRSPTSDVFVKKEVFPGILPEVLQDLLAARKHARAMMKDVPMNSLEYKVLNGRQLALKVSANSVYGFTGAQVGKLPCLEISASVTAYGRQMIDRTKNLVEELYPGARVLYGDTDSVMVKCVTDEKSSDKERLQAAMDFGIEAAEKVSSNFLKPIKLEFEKVYFPYLLMNKKRYAGLLWTSTDRFDKLDAKGIETVRRDNCPLVARMVSGVLNRILIHRSVESAVEFVKGTISDLLLNRLDISNLVITKAFSKAEDEYAGAQAHIALVERMRQRDPASAPTIGDRVAYVIIKAAKGAKAYERSEDPIYVLDNNIPIDTQYYLEHQLAPPIMRVFEGVLDDPSVLIKGDHTRHIAISAPSKNAGGLMRFVKVQLQCISCRAVIKAGALCDNCQDKAPEVYGKIVAKRNHYEAIYSQVWTQCQQCQGSLNQEVICSSRDCPVFYMRKKVQKDLHEQQVLLDRFGVVDDW, encoded by the coding sequence ATGTCGTCCTCTGCCCTGTCGCTGTGGAAGTCTATCGTGCGCTTGCCTCTCCCTGCTTCGTACCTGCACAAGGACGTGCGCTTTCAGCTCCTCGACTGTTGCCAGACAAAAGGAAACCCGCATGAAACGGTGTCACGTGTTCGTCACAGCGAGGTGCCGGTGGTGCGTCTCTACGGAGTCACCGCCGAGGGGTTCAGCGTGTTGGTTCACTGCTACAACTACGAGCCGTATTTGTGGATTGAGGCGCCACCGAACTGGCTGCCTGTACATTCTCAAGAGTTTATGCGGGAGCTTAACAATCAGCTTAGCAACCAGACTCGCCTACAAGACACTGTTGTGCGAGTGGAggtgcaccagcgccgaaGTCTCATGTACTTCAAAGGCGGCCAGCTGGTGCCACATCTAAAGATCgttgtgcagctgccgcagcacatCCCAAAGCTGCGCAGTCTCCTATCCGACCGCGGCGTCTCGTGCCCTGGGGCGTGGGATGGGACTCGCGTCTTCCAGACCTTCGAGTCGAACGTGATTTTTCCGCTGCGCTTCCTCGTCGACAACGACATTGGCGGTAGCAACTGGCTGACGCTGACCTACGGCAAGTTCTTCGCGTCCCCCATTAAGACGTCGACCTGTCAGATTGAGGTGGCGTGCTCGCACGAGGATGTACAGAACCACGAACCATTGGGGGACTACTTGTCCATCGCGCCTTTCCGCATCCTTTCCATCGACATCGAGTGCCAGGGCCGTAAAGGACTCTTCCCTGAGCCGGAGCATGACCCTGTCATTCAGATTGCCAACCACTGCGTCGAGTACGGGCACGAGTCGGAGCCGCTCACGAAGACCATCTTCACCCTGAAGAGCTGCGCACCGATTGCGGGGGCGCAGGTGCTCTCATACGAaacggaggcggagatgtTGCTGGCATGGGCCACCTTCATGAAAGCGCTTGACCCCGACATCCTGACGGGCTACAACATCTGCAATTTCGATTTCCCATACTTGCTGAACCGCGCCACAGCCCTGAAGGCCAGCGACGCATTTCACTACTGGGGTCGACAAGTTCACGAGCGGACGGTGGCGCGCGACAAGAAGTTCCAATCCAAGCAGATGGGCAACCGCGAGTATACGGAGCTGACCTTGGAGGGGCGCATCATTATGGATGCGATGGTGGTGATCCAGCGCGACTACAAGCTGCGCTCCTACTCACTCAACTCGGTATCACAGAACTTCCTCGGGGAGCAGAAGGAGGATGTGCACCACTCCATCATCTCAGACCTGCagcacggcgacgaggagacgcgccgccgcctcgctgtgTACTGCCTGAAGGATGCGTTCCTTCCTGTGAAGCTGCTGGATCGGCTCATGTGCATCGTGAACAACGTGGAGATGGCACGCGTAACGGGTGTGCCGGTGGGGtggctgctggagcgcggCCAGCAAATCAAGGTCTTCTCCATGCTCCTGCGCAAGGCCCAGAAGAAGAAGCTGGTGGTGCCGACAGTCGAGTACACCGGTGGCAGCGATCGCGGCTACGAAGGCGCCACCGTCATCGACCCGATCAAAGGCTTCTACAACTGCCCCGTCGCAACGCTCGACTTCGCGTCGCTGTATCCGTCTATCATCATCGCACACAACCTGTGTTACTCAACATTGGTGCGCCCTGCGGACGCGAGGCTGTACCCGGAGGACGCCCTCGATCGATCGCCCACGTCGGACGTCTTTGTGAAAAAAGAGGTCTTCCCAGGTATTCTTCCCGAAGTACTACAGGACTTGCTGGCTGCACGAAAGCATGCGCGGGCGATGATGAAGGATGTGCCCATGAACTCGCTCGAGTACAAGGTCCTGAACGGGCGCCAGCTTGCGCTGAAGGTTAGCGCCAACTCTGTGTACGGCTTCACGGGTGCTCAGGTGGGTAAGTTGCCGTGCCTGGAGAtcagcgcctccgtcacgGCGTATGGCCGGCAGATGATTGACAGGACGAAAAACCTCGTTGAGGAGCTATACcctggcgcgcgcgtgctgtaCGGCGATACTGACTCTGTGATGGTGAAGTGTGTCACCGACGAGAAGTCGAGCGACAAGGAGCGCCTGCAGGCAGCCATGGATTTTGGcatcgaggcggcggagaaggTGTCCAGCAATTTCCTCAAGCCAATCAAGCTCGAATTTGAGAAGGTGTACTTTCCGTACCTACTCATGAACAAGAAGCGCTACGCAGGCTTGCTGTGGACGAGCACGGATCGATTCGACAAGCTGGATGCCAAGGGTATCGAGACTGTGCGCCGAGACAACTGCCCTCTTGTCGCACGCATGGTGTCTGGCGTGCTGAACCGCATTCTCATTCACCGCTCCGTCGAGAGCGCTGTCGAGTTTGTGAAAGGCACTATCAGCGACCTGCTGCTGAACCGACTCGACATATCGAATTTGGTGATCACAAAGGCCTTCTCCAAGGCGGAGGATGAGTATGCCGGTGCCCAGGCACACATCGCCCTTGTGGAGCGCATGCGGCAGCGAGACCCTGCTTCAGCGCCGACCATTGGCGACCGTGTGGCGTACGTTATTATTAAGGCAGCAAAGGGTGCCAAGGCGTACGAGCGAAGCGAGGACCCCATCTACGTGCTCGACAACAATATCCCAATCGACACACAGTACTATCTCGAGCATCAGCTGGCTCCGCCAATTATGCGCGTGTTTGAAGGTGTACTGGACGACCCCAGCGTGCTTATCAAAGGAGACCACACACGCCACATTGCTATCTCCGCCCCGAGCAAGAATGCCGGTGGGTTGATGAGGTTCGTGAAGGTTCAGCTGCAGTGCATCTCGTGCCGCGCCGTCATCAAAGCAGGCGCGTTGTGCGACAACTGCCAAGACAAGGCACCTGAGGTGTATGGCAAGATTGTAGCGAAGCGCAACCATTACGAAGCGATTTACTCGCAGGTGTGGACGCAGTGCCAGCAGTGCCAGGGGTCGCTGAATCAAGAGGTGATCTGCTCTAGCCGCGACTGCCCGGTGTTCTACATGCGCAAGAAGGTGCAGAAGGAtctgcacgagcagcaggTCCTTCTGGATCGTTTTGGCGTTGTGGACGATTGGTAA
- a CDS encoding thiamine biosynthesis-like protein, with the protein MPSNRQEEKLPTNPREFPDNRTPNFILKAKNGHFHFMMVEPDVSKNYLWYMSEPKLVRVPELEAEMRVPGRRWYATDKAGFELQRRNNAVATEGEPYVCLHNIKDPELYWFGKRHAEPPVEQVTLVISVGELYLKSAIHRKRLVRVLMDSIRRVLQNPQVFRNGDTMIEVRKEMPTKEQLKLLALLPGIAKIYEASQERGERKGDPRGAFICSGAQGIPITPDQRVLALISGGIDSPVAAYRMMTRGCLVNGVHFLNSTNDTASVMEKNRRICERLSSVQGRLDMHYVDISTLQSQIVANVPNHNRTLIYKWFMLSLAASFDDSCFIVTGDSAGQVASQTVHNISTLYPTVCKAVIAPLIGVTKNFIIDEARKINTFDFSIQEGADCCQYMMCKSGANLMMGRRTLEAYVRRIKLTELKVMKEVYRDGKLCESSEFTYYPQSGVRVPNNTPPPAALVQDASSEDDVHDVVYFDAAAGTKIAEQVQMAMMRAPEGNPNSMHMSGREARMAVEKVRSQLAKVMHVPANDIIFTSGGTESNNIALNGYRVVREPWSHASTIENSNIPDGATVVKVVDLVNHETGSIDRNLTRPEGGRLHIDASQGLLKVDFGSLDLSEVDSITVTAHKINGPVGVGAVYLRDLTCNKLFSGGSQEKGIRPGTENVPAIVGFGAALALDRSHSLHKEIDTLMTEELEKMGCEINRRGETSGYIVHATLPPGYSNTDVVSRLSTKYHVEIGTGSACKTNEVNTTVYDTLGKTPAPTRSIRISWDSFATLNDAERVLSALKKVLGEIELMR; encoded by the coding sequence ATGCCGTCTAATAGGCAGGAGGAAAAGCTGCCGACAAATCCGCGGGAGTTCCCTGATAACCGGACGCCGAATTTCATCCTCAAGGCAAAGAATGGCCACTTTCACTTCATGATGGTGGAGCCCGATGTGTCCAAGAACTACCTGTGGTACATGTCGGAGCCGAAGCTCGTCAGAGTTCCCGAGCTcgaggcggagatgcgcgTTCCGGGACGCCGCTGGTACGCGACGGACAAGGCTGGCTTTGAGCTGCAGAGGAGGAACAACGCCGTCGCGACTGAGGGTGAGCCGTACGTCTGCCTACACAATATTAAGGACCCCGAGCTGTACTGGTTCGGTAAGCGCCACGCAGAGCCGCCGGTGGAACAGGTGACGCTGGTGATTTCCGTCGGAGAGCTGTACTTGAAGAGCGCTATTCACCGCAAGCGGCTGGTCCGTGTGCTTATGGACAGTATACGTCGCGTTCTCCAGAACCCGCAGGTCTTCCGAAACGGTGACACCATGATCGAGGTGCGCAAGGAGATGCCTACAAAGGAGCAGTTGaagctgcttgcgctgctgcccggtATTGCCAAGATTTACGAGGCCTCtcaggagaggggggagcgcAAGGGCGATCCTCGCGGCGCGTTCATCTGCTCCGGCGCTCAGGGTATCCCCATTACACCCGATCAGCGTGTGCTCGCTCTCATCAGTGGTGGTATCGACAGCCCCGTGGCGGCGTATCGGATGATGacgcgcggctgcctcgtCAATGGTGTGCATTTTCTCAACAGCACCAACGACACTGCCTCCGTTATGGAGAAGAACCGGCGCATCTGCGAGCGCCTGTCGAGCGTGCAAGGTCGCTTGGACATGCACTACGTGGACATCAGCACACTGCAGTCGCAGATCGTGGCGAACGTGCCGAACCACAACCGCACCTTAATCTACAAGTGGTTTATGCTGTCGCTTGCAGCCAGCTTTGACGACTCGTGCTTCATTGTCACCGGTGACTCTGCTGGGCAGGTGGCATCGCAGACGGTGCACAACATCAGCACGCTGTACCCCACCGTATGCAAGGCCGTCATTGCCCCCCTGATTGGTGTAACGAAGAACTTTATCATTGACGAGGCGCGCAAGATCAACACCTTCGACTTTTCCATTCAGGAGGGCGCGGACTGCTGCCAGTACATGATGTGCAAGTCCGGTGCAAATCTGATGATGGGTCGCCGAACCCTCGAGGCGTATGTACGTCGCATCAAGCTGACCGAGCTCAAGGTGATGAAGGAGGTGTACCGCGACGGGAAGCTGTGCGAGTCGTCCGAGTTCACATACTATCCTCAGtccggcgtgcgtgtgccgaaCAAcactccgcctccagcggcCTTGGTGCAGGATGCTTCGAGCGAGGACGATGTGCACGACGTAGTCTActtcgacgccgctgccggaaCCAAGATTGCAGAGCAGGTCCAGATGGCCATGATGCGCGCCCCCGAAGGGAATCCGAATAGCATGCACATGAGCGGCCGCGAGGCTCGCATGGCAGTGGAGAAGGTGCGTAGCCAGCTGGCAAAGGTGATGCATGTACCGGCGAACGACATCATTTTCACCTCAGGTGGCACAGAGTCGAACAACATTGCGCTGAACGGCTACCGCGTCGTGCGCGAGCCCTGGTCGCACGCCTCGACGATCGAGAATTCAAACATTCCTGACGGGGCCACTGTGGTGAAGGTGGTGGACCTTGTAAACCACGAGACGGGCAGCATTGATCGCAACCTGACCCGCCCTGAGGGCGGCCGCCTTCACATTGATGCAAGCCAAGGCCTGCTCAAGGTCGATTTTGGCTCTCTCGACCTGAGTGAAGTCGACTCCATCACGGTCACGGCGCACAAGATTAACGGACCCGTTGGTGTTGGCGCGGTTTACCTGCGCGACCTGACCTGCAACAAGCTCTTCAGTGGCGGCTCGCAAGAGAAGGGCATCCGCCCGGGGACGGAGAACGTTCCTGCGATTGTCGGCTTCGGTGCAGCTCTAGCCCTCGACCGCAGCCACTCGCTCCATAAGGAGATCGACACTCTCATGACGGAGGAGTTGGAAAAGATGGGATGTGAGATCAACCGTCGAGGTGAGACCAGTGGCTACATCGTGCACGCCACCCTTCCGCCAGGCTACAGCAACACAGATGTAGTGTCACGCCTCTCCACCAAGTACCATGTCGAAATCGGCACCGGATCTGCGTGTAAGACAAATGAGGTGAACACCACCGTCTACGACACGCTGGGCAAGACacctgcgccgacgcgctcCATCCGCATCAGCTGGGATTCTTTTGCCACCTTGAACGACGCGGAGCGTGTCTTGAGCGCCTTGAAGAAAGTCCTTGGCGAGATTGAGCTGATGCGCTAG
- a CDS encoding protein kinase, putative, with protein sequence MSKEAAKTPREDGGVARKGDGKAPKKLIGGHIELGHVLGVGGFGKVYNAYDVTKKVHVAVKMIDKALVRSSGIQSYVEREIEMMRKMKNQHVVRLLEAIETSKAYNLVMELAPNGELFDKIVDSKRFDEETARNYFQQLICAVHYCHRMNIVHRDLKAENLLLGENNVLKVCDFGLSRYTKEGRFNDHEVLFTSLAGSIDYQAPEVLKERGYEGDSCDMWSCGCVLFFMLCGYLPFTDRSDGLTRKRIMSCQYNKTSRYLPEQAADLIAHLLVPFPSARYTTSDVIQHPWFRVNLDPSMFPDDNVVPTPMSPLGNGEFIQRVITPQMSSGSFGAAPSPTTSKADEMHQAFQSCNITGDGFLNKEEVRDALIKLNGGNQVTEQEVKDFMSNFQVDQEGRITEEEFVMGWTKHQNDLGSKYDLSKMAHLFHYDLEKEFLQVVREAFDLIDSEHSGIITKEKLKSLNLGLTDKDAESAFSSMDTEHRGLSSLTFEGFVGLCLKYDFFKNHPLAIRLRRLNAFFEATEHTAFRASLNTGYTVAGQREVIKALLLSKQESLSTTFEEGDGNGFLYGTYTQDSKKVLEIGVRLLPAAAGYTKVIVYRIGGKTIEFHKWFLDLRRLMKDELLRCEEDTAVKGEPELM encoded by the coding sequence ATGTCCAAGGAGGCGGCCAAGACTCCGAGGGAGGATGGCGGCGTGGCGAGGAAGGGCGACGGCAAGGCGCCAAAGAAGCTGATCGGCGGCCACATCGAGCTTGGTCATGTGCTCGGCGTTGGCGGTTTTGGCAAGGTCTACAACGCGTACGATGTGACAAAGAAGGTACATGTGGCAGTGAAGATGATTGACAAGGCACTGgtacgcagcagcggcatccaGTCCTACGTGGAGCGCGAAATCGAAATGATGCGCAAGATGAAGAACCAACATGTGGTGCGTCTTCTGGAAGCCATCGAGACGTCCAAGGCGTACAACCTTGTCATGGAACTGGCCCCGAACGGGGAGCTTTTCGACAAAATTGTGGACTCGAAACGCTTCGACGAGGAAACAGCACGCAACTACTTCCAGCAGCTTATCTGCGCGGTGCACTACTGCCACCGCATGAACATCGTCCACCGTGACCTGAAGGCTGAGAACTTGCTGCTCGGTGAGAACAACGTGCTGAAAGTGTGCGACTTTGGACTCTCCCGCTACACGAAGGAGGGCCGTTTCAACGACCACGAGGTACTCTTCACCTCGCTGGCAGGCAGTATTGATTACCAGGCACCCGAGGTGCTCAAGGAGCGGGGGTATGAGGGGGATTCGTGCGACATgtggagctgcggctgcgttcTCTTCTTCATGCTCTGCGGCTACCTTCCCTTCACGGACCGCTCAGACGGACTCACACGCAAGCGTATTATGAGCTGCCAATACAATAAGACAAGTCGCTACCTCCCGGAGCAGGCTGCCGATCTCATTGCTCATCTGCTagtccccttcccctccgcACGCTATACGACCTCGGATGTGATTCAGCACCCATGGTTCCGTGTCAACCTCGATCCCAGCATGTTCCCTGACGACAATGTGGTACCAACACCGATGAGCCCACTTGGCAACGGCGAGTTCATTCAGCGCGTCATCACCCCTCAGATGAGCTCCGGTAGCTTTGGTGCGGCTCCGTCGCCCACCACCAGCAAGGCGGACGAGATGCACCAGGCATTCCAGAGCTGCAACATCACCGGTGACGGCTTCCTCaacaaggaggaggtgcgcgacgCCCTCATAAAGCTCAATGGCGGTAATCAGGTGACGGAGCAGGAGGTGAAGGATTTCATGAGCAACTTCCAGGTGGACCAGGAGGGCCGCATTACGGAGGAAGAATTTGTGATGGGGTGGACGAAGCACCAGAATGACCTCGGCTCGAAGTATGACCTCTCCAAGATGGCACACCTGTTCCACTACGACTTAGAAAAGGAATTCCTGCAAGTAGTGCGCGAGGCCTTCGATTTGATCGACTCAGAGCACTCGGGCATCATCACCAAGGAGAAACTCAAGAGCTTGAACTTGGGCCTAACCGACAAAGATGCTGAGTCTGCATTCTCTTCGATGGACACGGAGCACAGGGGcctttcctccctcactTTCGAGGGCTTCGTGGGTCTCTGCTTGAAGTACGACTTCTTCAAGAACCACCCACTCGCCATCCGCTTGCGCCGGCTAAACGCCTTCTTCGAGGCCACTGAGCACACCGCCTTCCGCGCCTCGCTGAACACCGGCTACACGGTTGCCGGCCAGCGCGAGGTGATCAAGGCGCTCCTCCTAAGCAAGCAGGAGTCTCTTTCGACCACCTTCGAGGAGGGCGATGGGAACGGCTTTCTCTACGGCACCTACACTCAAGACTCCAAGAAAGTACTGGAGATTGGCGTGCGTCTGCTCCCCGCGGCAGCCGGCTATACCAAGGTAATTGTGTACCGCATTGGCGGCAAGACCATTGAGTTCCACAAGTGGTTTCTCGACCTGCGACGACTGATGAAAGATGAGCTGCTACGCTGCGAGGAGGACACGGCGGTGAAGGGCGAGCCGGAGTTGATGTAA
- a CDS encoding macrophage migration inhibitory factor-like protein: MPVIQTFVSTPLDHHKRENLAQVYRAVTRDVLGKPEDLVMMTFHDSTPMHFFGSTDPVAYVRVEALGGYGPSEPEKVTSIVTAAITKECGIVADRIFVLYFSPLHCGWNGTNF, encoded by the coding sequence ATGCCGGTCATTCAAACGTTTGTCTCGACTCCGCTTGACCACCACAAGCGCGAAAACCTTGCGCAGGTGTACCGGGCGGTCACCCGTGATGTACTCGGCAAACCAGAGGACCTCGTGATGATGACGTTTCACGACAGCACACCTATGCATTTCTTCGGCTCGACCGATCCAGTCGCATACGTCAGAGTGGAGGCGCTGGGCGGGTACGGCCCTTCGGAGCCGGAGAAAGTGACGTCCATAGTTACAGCGGCTATCACGAAAGAGTGCGGCATCGTGGCTGACCGTATATTTGTGCTCTACTTCTCACCTCTGCACTGCGGCTGGAACGGCACAAACTTCTAA
- a CDS encoding transcription activator yields MAATIARRVRIRQDLHNTPAFERDMNDMAAQDLYEQILLSSIRSGSDPNAKAVAEVYEGYVEPSYDPVKGASVAASHRQVIQEIYREREVIIRTLRSSEEHRELSAFDRLLRETEFYTGVREWKGASARGPRSRLYRHASRDNEEDSTGFDMMHLTETPSYIRGKLRPYQIEGVNWLLGLFSRGVNGILADEMGLGKTFQTIATIAYLKFTVGMPGPHLVVCPKSVMGNWYREFKHWCPGLLVYKFHASSDIRPSIVKAHLHPTDRIKYDVILTTFEMVLDELNLFKRIAWQYLIVDEAHKLKNEEGRAHTALDSLQTSHRLIITGTPLQNNLRELWALLHFLAPRLFNDSESFDTWFDTTSGQQDANVMSNLHKILAPLMIRRLKADVSTGIPPKKEIYVSCQLSKKQREWYMNVLAKDAEVLNKAGGSVASLTNVMMSLRKVINHPYLMDGGEEGPPFVTDEKLVRTSGKMIILDKLLHRLRADVQGKHKVLIFSQFTSMLNILEDYCNMRGFMYCRIDGNTSGYDRDSQMASFNSPSSDYFIFLLSTRAGGLGINLQAANHVILYDSDWNPQMDLQAQDRAHRIGQKRSVRVYRFVTDGTLEEKMYRRALKKLYLDAVVVQQGRLQSKATNQASKEELLSMIKFGAEEIFKTRHEDVTEADIDRLLDEGETISNQLTNEAKQQVQMSLASFQLGAEEANIYDFEGVSYKTGAESRILHLRLSSPVSQAELQAQCSQHGEVIKAVLHPNLKEALVYFRSTSGAMEAKAKLPYESAFASRDSQTVVSSDMIAECIGVGEKLGRGHRMREPVQFFTEADVESMQKRATKAPPLKLPKLPKFHPYQLYNAKRLTELHNTEVALMVRNWKRKYEEKSDAQKSKESNEEEAGDEADDKAEDEDELLTEVEQEERERLLSEGFPTWTFYEYRSVVSALTSGKMDLTDYAAIAAAVGGTKTVGEVRDYVVALLERGEQCIKKFALVEERIKKAKLRREAKENVFKAAKWKVETCEHPEKELTFKARGNVALDREIFLMAYETGFKANNTSELVRTRPQHIFNVWYQSRPDGFFSKRLHTLMKSVQREWEKPADDDGAMPSKSHRRLEI; encoded by the coding sequence atggcggcgacgattGCACGCAGGGTCCGCATACGGCAAGACCTGCATAACACGCCGGCGTTTGAGCGAGACATGAATGACATGGCGGCACAGGACTTATACGAGCAAATTCTCCTCAGTagcatccgcagcggcagcgacccGAATGCGAAGGCAGTGGCCGAGGTGTACGAGGGCTACGTGGAGCCGAGCTACGACCCGGTGAAGGGCGCGAGCGTGGCTGCTAGCCATCGACAGGTCATTCAGGAGATCTACAGGGAGCGCGAAGTTATCATCCGCACCCTGCGCTCCTCAGAGGAGCACCGCGAGCTTTCCGCCTTCGACCGGCTTCTGCGAGAGACCGAATTCTACACTGGCGTTCGGGAGTGGAAGGGGGCATCGGCGCGCGGCCCGCGCAGCCGACTGTACCGTCACGCCAGCCGCGACAACGAGGAGGATTCGACCGGGTTCGACATGATGCACCTGACGGAGACGCCCTCTTACATCCGCGGAAAGCTGCGCCCGTATCAGATCGAGGGCGTGAACTGGTTGCTCGGCCTCTTCTCGCGCGGTGTGAATGGGATTTTGGCAGATGAGATGGGGCTGGGCAAAACCTTCCAGACCATCGCCACTATCGCGTACCTCAAGTTCACTGTAGGGATGCCGGGCCCGCACCTGGTCGTATGCCCGAAGTCTGTGATGGGGAACTGGTACCGCGAGTTCAAGCACTGGTGCCCCGGGCTTTTGGTGTACAAGTTCCACGCCTCTAGCGATATTCGGCCAAGCATCGTCAAGGCTCACTTGCACCCTACCGATCGCATCAAGTACGACGTTATTTTGACGACCTTCGAGATGGTTCTGGATGAGCTCAACTTGTTTAAGCGCATTGCGTGGCAGTACTTGATCGTCGATGAGGCCCACAAGCTGAAGAACGAGGAGGGGCGTGCACACACGGCGCTCGACTCCCTGCAGACGTCGCACCGACTCATTATCACCGGCACTCCTCTGCAAAACAACCTCAGGGAGCTatgggcgctgctgcacttcTTGGCACCACGCTTGTTCAACGACTCTGAATCCTTCGACACGTGGTTCGACACCACGTCGGGCCAGCAGGACGCCAACGTCATGTCAAACCTGCATAAGATCCTCGCTCCCCTCATGATCCGTCGTCTCAAGGCTGATGTGAGCACTGGCATTCCGCCAAAGAAGGAGATTTACGTTTCGTGCCAGCTCTCCAAGAAACAGAGGGAGTGGTACATGAACGTCCTTGCGAAGGACGCCGAGGTGCTGAACAaggccggcggcagcgttgcctcTCTGACGAATGTTATGATGAGCCTTCGAAAAGTGATCAATCATCCTTACCTcatggacggcggcgaggaggggccTCCGTTCGTCACAGATGAAAAGTTGGTTCGAACAAGTGGCAAGATGATCATACTGGacaagctgctgcaccgatTGAGGGCTGATGTGCAGGGCAAGCACAAGGTGCTCATCTTTTCCCAGTTCACCTCGATGCTTAACATTTTGGAGGACTACTGCAACATGCGCGGCTTCATGTACTGTCGCATCGATGGCAACACCAGCGGCTACGACAGAGATTCTCAGATGGCATCTTTCAACTCCCCATCGAGCGACTACTTCATTTTTCTGCTATCTACCCGCGCTGGCGGTCTCGGCATCAACCTTCAGGCTGCGAATCACGTCATTCTGTACGACTCCGACTGGAACCCGCAGATGGATTTGCAGGCGCAAGATCGAGCGCATCGTATCGGCCAGAAACGCAGCGTCCGCGTCTACCGCTTCGTCACGGACGGTACGCTGGAAGAGAAGATGTACCGCCGTGCCCTAAAGAAGCTCTACCTAgatgcggtggtggtgcagcagggcCGACTGCAGTCAAAGGCGACGAATCAGGCCTccaaggaggagctgctgtcCATGATCAAGTTTGGAGCCGAGGAGATTTTCAAAACACGTCATGAGGACGTTACGGAGGCCGATATCGATCGTCTACTCGATGAAGGTGAGACGATCTCGAACCAGCTGACGAACGAAGCCAAGCAGCAGGTACAAATGTCCCTCGCCAGCTTTCAGCTTggtgcggaggaggcgaacaTTTACGATTTTGAGGGCGTAAGCTACAAGACTGGCGCAGAGTCGCGCATTTTGCACCTCAGGCTGAGCTCGCCGGTGAGCCAAGCAGAGTTGCAGGCACAGTGCTCGCAGCATGGAGAGGTGATCAAGGCCGTTCTGCACCCCAAcctgaaggaggcgctggttTACTTCCGCTCAACCAGTGGTGCCATGGAGGCCAAGGCGAAGCTGCCCTACGAATCGGCCTTCGCTAGCCGAGACTCGCAGACAGTGGTGTCAAGTGACATGATTGCGGAGTGCATCGGCGTGGGCGAGAAACTGGGCCGCGGTCATCGCATGCGTGAGCCGGTGCAGTTCTTCACCGAGGCGGATGTGGAGTCTATGCAGAAGAGGGCGACCaaggcaccgccgctgaagCTGCCCAAGCTCCCCAAGTTTCACCCGTACCAGCTGTACAACGCAAAGCGGCTGACGGAGCTGCATAAcacggaggtggcgctgaTGGTGCGCAACTGGAAGCGCAAGTacgaggagaagagcgacgCACAGAAGAGCAAGGAGagcaacgaggaggaggctggCGACGAGGCAGACGACAAGGCCGAGGACGAAGACGAGCTCCTGACCGAGGTGGAGCAagaggagcgagagcggctgCTGAGTGAGGGCTTCCCGACCTGGACCTTCTACGAGTACCGCTCGGTAGTGTCAGCCCTTACCAGCGGAAAGATGGATCTCACCGACTAcgctgccatcgctgctgcagtgggtGGAACAAAGACGGTGGGCGAGGTGCGTGACTACGTGGTTGCCCTGCTGGAGCGTGGTGAGCAGTGCATCAAGAAATTCGCCCTCGTGGAGGAGCGCATCAAGAAGGCGAAGCTGAGGCGCGAAGCGAAAGAGAACGTCTTCAAAGCCGCCAAGTGGAAGGTGGAGACTTGCGAGCACCCAGAGAAGGAGCTCACCTTTAAGGCACGCGGCAACGTAGCCCTTGATCGGGAGATCTTTCTCATGGCCTACGAGACTGGATTCAAGGCGAACAACACGAGCGAGCTGGTGCGTACTCGCCCCCAGCACATCTTCAATGTCTGGTATCAGTCCCGCCCTGACGGCTTCTTTAGCAAGCGTTTGCACACATTGATGAAGTCAGTGCAACGAGAGTGGGAGAAGCCGGCGGACGATGACGGCGCCATGCCAAGTAAGAGTCACCGTCGCCTGGAGATTTGA